Proteins from one Choloepus didactylus isolate mChoDid1 chromosome 4, mChoDid1.pri, whole genome shotgun sequence genomic window:
- the CEP170B gene encoding centrosomal protein of 170 kDa protein B, with product MSVTSWFLVSSSGTRHRLPRELIFVGRDECELMLQSRSVDKQHAVINYDRDRDEHWLKDLGSLNGTFVNDMRIPDQKYVTLKLNDVIRFGYDANMYVLERVQHRVPEEALRHEKYTSQLQVSVKGLAPKKGEPLPDPMPYCESSTPRLEKGDRRPGPEVLTHRTPLYGQPSWWGEDDGGSSLEEPREEDPYPERPKEPAQQDGEPHVLAAGPAFRREPSYFEIPRQESPPQARPPEAPARDRELGGAAPVVQSHASFTIEFDEGTPGKLKIKDHVTKFSVRPRRPPGQEAVSAEAKVADWLVQSDPGLLRRAGPGDDQHSTKSDLPVPARTLRGHKHEDGTQSDSEDPLAKAASLAGVPPEAGGEQARLQRQIKRDPQELLHNRQAFVIEFFDEDTPRKKRSQSFTHAPPGDPKADKRRGPGPADKDRAGALAPARPASSVSGAPRAGSLKREKTEERLGGPAPAGRAPVRPFGSVGRRSRLAQDFVAQCLRESSPSPRPGPERAPPAPPAPPPLRGTSPVGPPPPPPAPADPQLAKARKQEEDDSLSDAGTYTIETEAQDEEVEAARRMIDQVFGVLEAPELCRVPSAAFRPVIRGDSDAAGDARMAPPLEHQGGPAPGLPAAQKWVSRWASLADSYSDPGLPEDGRRATEPEAAPPSRTRRLLPQLPSERGDSPVGPEDARWSGPGRLELGSEQAGRHLGQEDLDPDSLSDASGSDEGRGPEPGRELPERRGSPEEGPAWQRGQRSPRALGEPVPTSFFIGDQSGKTSLPRKPSAAPGEVEGPGQASPPRAAPPSAPAHDSVYVSSSGRMVIQLQTQRPPGPKGSAPAAPRDALAFARQESFTKEPASGPAAPGQLPHVSSHPLLQDLAVARASHLDIHTQDTHLILKETETALAALEARFLSKSTEAQGPAGSMPGPPQDSLSGDSDVDTASTVSLLSGRNGPSPTTPQPLGLQKDKQPSPPTPQDPGGPALSSAREQLSERQRCLPGAGEPGCQEPTQRPAARRGQAPQGLLDWVEEDRGSSLPHLPSADTVTSDHETPSATGAGRPGLRRKPAAPPPSPAAREELGRGSASAQKVQQALTRSNSLSTPRPTRASRLRRARLGDASDTEAVDGERVATANPEPASRPAAEQAKKLSRLDILAMPRKRAGSFTGPSDAEATPARTGFSGRSVDLCCTGRKPTIAEARAAARKTAATAAATSRQPFSRARSGSARYPSSTRRRQQGSDYTSTSEEEYGSHHGSPKHARAHVPAAVQSPRAGSSGRPGPRAAGPRDTDDDDEDASPYGFIVQTAEIAEIARLSQTLVKDVAILAREIHDVAGDGDSPGSPGPTRSPSLGSVPSTPASTISAREELVQRIPEASIHFQKVPPSALSSRGFDQNMNACREEHPPSKTRPRNREEVIFDNLMLNPVSQLSQAIRENTEHLAEKMKILFQNTGRAWEELEARLNVENEVPILKTSNKEISSILKELRRVQKQLEVINAIVDPSGNLELLTAGRSPTGPPQPAPGKSRARVQTPSPPLAETLPPVPRGFLQRSTCGSPGLPEPVFLPDVERFLI from the exons ATGAGCGTCACCTCCTGGTTCCTGGTGAGCAGCAGCGGCACCCGCCACCGCCTTCCGCGCGAGCTCATCTTCGTGGGGCGTGATGAGTGCGAGCTCATGCTGCAG TCCCGCAGCGTGGACAAGCAGCACGCCGTCATCAACTACGACCGCGACCGCGACGAGCACTGGCTGAAGGATCTGGGCAGCCTGAACGGG ACGTTCGTGAACGACATGCGTATCCCGGACCAGAAGTACGTGACGCTGAAGCTCAACGACGTCATCCGCTTCGGCTACG ATGCCAACATGTATGTGCTGGAGCGCGTGCAGCACCGTGTCCCTGAGGAGGCCCTGAGG CACGAGAAGTACACCAGCCAGCTGCAGGTGAGCGTCAAGGGCCTGGCGCCCAAGAAGGGTGAGCCACTGCCGGACCCCATGCCCTACTGCGAGTCCTCGACCCCCCGGCTGGAGAAGGGCGACCGGAGACCAGGGCCAG AGGTGCTGACCCACCGCACGCCCCTGTACGGGCAGCCCTCCTGGTGGGGGGAGGACGACGGCGGCAGCTCACTTGAGGAGCCCCGCGAGGAGGACCCCTACCCAG AGCGGCCCAAGGAGCCAGCCCAGCAGGACGGGGAGCCCCACGTGCTGGCCGCCGGCCCCGCGTTCCGGCGGGAGCCCAGCTACTTCGAGATCCCCCGGCAGGAGAGCCCGCCGCAGGCCCGGCCCCCCGAGGCGCCCGCACGGGACAGGGAGCTGGGTGGGGCGGCGCCCGTGGTGCAGAGCCACGCCTCCTTCACCATCGAGTTCGATGAGGGCACCCCTGGCAAGCTTAAGATCAAGGACCACGTCACCAAGTTCTCCGTGCGCCCGCGGCGGCCCCCGGGCCAGGAGGCCGTGTCGGCCGAGGCCAAGGTGGCCGACTGGCTGGTGCAGAGTGACCCCGGCCTCCTGCGCCGGGCTGGCCCCGGGGACGACCAGCACAGCACAAAGAGCGACCTGCCCGTCCCCGCACGCACCCTGAGGG GGCACAAGCACGAGGACGGCACCCAGAGTGACTCCGAGGATCCCCTGGCCAAGGCGGCCTCGCTGGCGGGGGTCCCCCCGGAGGCTGGCGGGGAGCAGGCCCGGCTGCAGAGGCAGATCAAGCGGGACCCCCAGGAGCTGCTGCACAACCGGCAAGCCTTCGTCATCGAGTTCTTCGACGAGGACACGCCCCGTAAGAAGCGCTCCCAGTCCTTCACGCACGCGCCCCCCGGGGACCCCAAGGCCGACAAGCGCCGCGGCCCGGGGCCGGCTGACAAGGACCGCGCAGGCGCTCTGGCTCCGGCCAGGCCGGCGAGCAGTGTCTCGGGAGCCCCGCGTGCCGGCTCACTCAAGCGGGAGAAGACAGAGGAGCGGCTGGGGGGCCCCGCACCCGCCGGCCGGGCCCCCGTGCGTCCGTTCGGCAGCGTGGGCCGCCGCTCGCGCCTGGCCCAGGACTTCGTGGCGCAGTGCCTGCGGGAGAGCTCGCCTagcccccggcccggccccgAGCGggcgcccccggccccgcccgcGCCCCCGCCACTCCGGGGGACCAGCCCTGTGggccccccgccgccgccgccagccCCCGCCGACCCCCAGCTGGCCAAGGCACGCAAGCAGGAGGAGGACGACAGCCTGAGTGATGCGGGGACCTACACCATCGAGACGGAGGCGCAGGACGAGGAGGTGGAGGCGGCCCGCAGGATGATCGACCAG GTCTTTGGGGTGCTGGAGGCCCCTGAGCTGTGCAGGGTGCCCTCGGCCGCCTTCCGCCCAGTCATCAGAGGCGACAGTGATGCAGCCGGTGACGCGCGCATGGCCCCACCGTTGGAGCACCAG GGCGGGCCTGCACCGGGCCTCCCCGCAGCCCAGAAGTGGGTGTCCCGCTGGGCCAGCTTAGCCGACAGCTACTCGGACCCAGGGCTGCCAG AGGATGGCCGCAGGGCCACGGAGCCCGAGGCAGCCCCACCCTCCCGCACGCGGCGGCTCCTCCCACAACTGCCCAGCGAGAGGGGAGACAGCCCGGTGGGCCCTGAGGATGCCCGGTGGAGTGGGCCCGGGCGGCTGGAGCTGGGCAGTGAGCAAGCTGGCCGCCACCTCGGCCAGGAGGACCTGGACCCTGACAGTCTGAGCGATGCCAGCGGGTCAGATGAAGGCCGGGGCCCTGAGCCAGGCAGGGAGCTGCCGGAGAGGCGCGGGAGCCCTGAGGAGGGCCCAGCGTGGCAGAGGGGCCAGCGCTCACCCCGGGCCCTGGGGGAGCCGGTCCCCACCTCGTTCTTCATCGGGGACCAGAGCGGCAAAACCAGCCTCCCCAGGAAACCGTCGGCGGCTCCGGGGGAGGTGGAGGGCCCCGGGCAGGCGTCCCCACCCCGGGCAGCCCCGCCCAGCGCCCCGGCGCATGACAGCGTCTACGTCAGCTCCAGCGGGAGGATGGTCATCCAGCTGCAGACCCAGCGGCCCCCCGGCCCCAAGGGCTCTGCCCCCGCCGCACCCAGGGATGCCCTGGCCTTCGCCCGGCAGGAGAGTTTCACCAAGGAGCCGGCCAGTGGCCCGGCTGCCCCTGGCCAGCTGCCCCATGTTTCCAGCCACCCCCTCCTGCAGGACCTGGCTGTGGCCCGGGCCTCACACCTCGACATCCACACGCAGGACACCCACCTGATCTTGAAGGAGACAGAGACAGCTCTGGCGGCCCTGGAGGCCCGGTTCCTGTCCAAGTCCACGGAGGCGCAGGGGCCGGCGGGCAGCATGCCTGGGCCGCCCCAGGACTCCCTCTCTGGGGACTCGGATGTGGACACAGCCAGCACCGTCAGCCTGCTCAGTGGCCGTAACGGGCCCAGCCCCACGACCCCCCAGCCGCTGGGGCTGCAGAAGGACAAGCAGCCGTCCCCACCGACGCCACAGGACCCGGGGGGCCCCGCCCTGAGCAGTGCCCGCGAGCAGCTCTCCGAGAGGCAGCGTTGCCTGCCGGGTGCAGGGGAGCCCGGCTGCCAAGAGCCCACACAGCGCCCAGCCGCGCGCCGAGGTCAGGCGCCCCAGGGCCTGCTGGACTGGGTGGAGGAGGACCGCGGCTCCAGCCTTCCCCACCTGCCCAGTGCTGACACCGTCACCTCGGACCATGAGACACCCTCAGCCACCGGGGCAGGACGGCCGGGGCTGCGCCGGAAACCAGCGGCCCCACCACCGTCCCCAGCCGCCCGCGAAGAGCTGGGCCGTGGCTCGGCCAGCGCCCAGAAGGTGCAGCAGGCGCTGACCCGCTCTAACAGCCTGTCCACCCCCCGGCCCACGCGGGCATCCCGGCTGAGGCGGGCACGGCTGGGCGACGCCTCGGACACAGAGGCTGTGGACGGCGAGCGTGTGGCCACGGCCAACCCTGAGCCAGCGAGCCGGCCAGCTGCCGAGCAGGCCAAGAAGCTGTCGCGCCTGGACATCCTCGCCATGCCTCGCAAGCGGGCTGGCTCCTTCACGGGGCCCAGCGACGCCGAGGCCACCCCTGCCCGCACGGGCTTCTCCGGCCGTAGCGTCGACCTGTGCTGTACTGGCCGCAAGCCCACCATAGCCGAGGCACGAGCTGCGGCCAGGAAAACCGCTGCCACCGCTGCTGCCACCTCTCGCCAGCCCTTCAGCCGAGCACGCTCGGGCAGCGCCAGATACCCTTCCTCCA CTCGTCGCCGGCAGCAAGGCTCGGACTACACGTCCACCTCCGAGGAGGAGTACGGCTCGCACCACGGCTCCCCCAAGCACGCGCGCGCCCACGTCCCCGCAGCCGTGCAGAGCCCGCGGGCCGGCAGCTCCGGCCGCCCCGGGCCCCGCGCCGCCGGCCCCCGGGACACAGACGACGACGACGAGGACGCCAGCCCCTACGGCTTCATCGTGCAGACGGCCGAGATCGCCGAGATCGCCAG GCTGAGCCAGACGCTGGTGAAGGACGTGGCCATCCTGGCCAGGGAGATCCACGACGTGGCTGGGGACGGCGACTCTCCGGGCTCCCCAGGGCCCACCCGCAGCCCCTCCCTCGGCAGCGTGCCCAGCACCCCCGCCTCCACCATCTCTGCCCGTGAGGAG CTGGTGCAGCGCATCCCCGAGGCCAGCATCCACTTCCAGAAGGTGCCGCCCAGCGCCCTGAGCTCCCGGGGCTTCGACCAGAACATGAACGCCTGCCGCGAGGAGCACCCCCCCTCCAAGACCAGGCCCCGGAACCGCGAGGAG GTGATCTTCGATAACCTGATGCTGAACCCCGTGTCCCAGCTGTCACAGGCCATCCGCGAGAACACCGAGCATCTGGCTGAAAAGATGAA GATCCTTTTCCAGAACACGGGGCGTGCCTGGGAGGAGTTAGAGGCCCGGCTCAACGTGGAGAACGAGGTGCCCATCCTGAAGACGTCCAACAAG GAAATCAGCTCCATCCTGAAAGAACTGAGGCGTGTGCAGAAGCAGCTGGAAG TCATCAACGCCATCGTGGACCCCAGTGGGAACCTGGAGCTGCTGACGGCGGGCAGGAGCCCCACAGGACCGCCACAGCCGGCGCCTGGGAAGAGCCGGGCCAGGGTCCAGACCCCGTCGCCCCCCTTGGCGGAGACCCTGCCGCCAGTCCCAAGGGGCTTCCTGCAGCGCAGCACCTGTGGCTCCCCCGGCCTCCCAGAGCCCGTCTTCCTGCCCGACGTGGAGCGGTTCCTGATCTAG